A single Phoenix dactylifera cultivar Barhee BC4 chromosome 1, palm_55x_up_171113_PBpolish2nd_filt_p, whole genome shotgun sequence DNA region contains:
- the LOC120113027 gene encoding ABC transporter G family member 5-like, giving the protein MMKGCEIEARGISYEIHISERTHPFKIWSREEEDSEASHHGHRPCNLEVLPTTKSSKLRVRQVLKNVSCRAKPWEILAIVGPSGAGKSTLLEILAGKLTPPSPQTILINRKVVDKSDLRKISGYVTQKDTLYPLLTVRETLMFSARLRLGGSLPPSQLSSRVESLLRELGLGSVADARVGDASGRVRGVSGGERRRVSIGVDAVHDPRVLILDEPTSGLDSTSATQIVDMLKTMAESRGRTVILSIHQPGSRIVKLFGSVLLLAHGSVLHQGTVDQLSSHLRSLSLQVPLQVNVVEFAIDSIDALQQHKRQETLVEHHQQQQQDQREAQEQPLLQLPRKGEGIEGKKDRCTLQQLFQLHKVVDEESLAGFDFSYDYPNSRFQEVTILTHRFLNNVFRTKELFACRTIQMLVSGLVLGSIFFDLKDDKVLERVGLFAFVLTFLLSCTTEALPIFLQEREILMKETSSGSYRVSSYVVANGLVFLPFLFILAILFSVPLYWLVGLNRSFTAFMYFLLLIWLILYTANSVVVCFSALAPNFIVGNSLISGVMGSFFLFSGYFIRKKAMPSYWVFMHFISLFKYPFESFLVNEFSGPGMCVKHEMGLCVLRGEDLLREEGLGEESRWRNVVVMVCFILAYRFFSYLILMCRCRCVQKGGLKRALV; this is encoded by the coding sequence ATGATGAAAGGCTGTGAGATAGAAGCCAGAGGAATCAGCTACGAAATCCACATCTCAGAGAGAACACATCCCTTCAAAATTTGGagcagagaagaagaagatagtgaagCAAGCCACCATGGCCATCGACCATGCAATCTAGAAGTTTTGCCGACCACCAAGAGTTCCAAACTTAGAGTCCGGCAGGTGCTGAAGAACGTAAGTTGCCGTGCCAAGCCATGGGAGATCCTCGCCATCGTCGGGCCGAGCGGCGCCGGCAAGTCTACTCTCTTGGAGATACTCGCCGGCAAGCTGACCCCGCCGTCGCCGCAGACCATTTTGATCAACCGGAAGGTGGTCGACAAGTCCGACTTACGGAAGATCTCGGGCTACGTGACCCAGAAGGACACGCTGTACCCATTGCTGACGGTGAGGGAGACGCTGATGTTCAGCGCCCGGCTCCGCCTCGGCGGCAGCCTCCCCCCTTCCCAGCTGAGCTCCCGGGTGGAGTCCCTCCTAAGGGAGCTCGGCCTCGGGAGCGTCGCCGATGCCCGCGTGGGCGACGCCAGCGGCCGCGTCCGGGGGGTCTCCGGCGGCGAGCGCCGGCGGGTGTCCATCGGGGTGGACGCCGTCCATGACCCGAGGGTGCTGATCCTCGACGAGCCCACGTCGGGGCTCGACAGCACGTCGGCGACGCAGATCGTCGACATGCTGAAGACCATGGCGGAGAGCCGCGGCCGGACTGTCATCCTCAGCATCCACCAGCCTGGTTCTCGCATTGTTAAGCTCTTCGGCTCCGTCCTCCTCCTCGCCCACGGCTCCGTCCTCCACCAGGGCACCGTCGACCAGCTCAGCTCTCACCTCCGCTCCCTCAGCCTCCAGGTGCCGCTCCAGGTTAATGTCGTCGAGTTCGCCATCGACTCCATCGATGCTCTCCAGCAACATAAACGGCAAGAAACACTAGTAGAACATCATCAACAGCAGCAGCAAGATCAACGAGAAGCGCAAGAACAGCCATTGCTCCAGCTCCCGAGGAAAGGAGAAGGAATCGAAGGAAAGAAAGATAGGTGCACGCTCCAGCAGCTCTTCCAGCTTCACAAAGTAGTCGACGAGGAATCGCTCGCCGGGTTCGACTTCTCCTACGATTACCCAAATTCAAGATTTCAAGAGGTAACCATCCTCACACATCGGTTCTTGAACAATGTTTTCCGAACGAAGGAGCTTTTCGCATGCCGGACCATCCAGATGCTGGTCTCGGGGCTCGTCCTCGGTTCCATATTCTTCGACCTCAAAGACGATAAGGTCCTGGAGAGAGTAGGCCTCTTTGCATTCGTTCTAACTTTCTTGCTCTCTTGCACCACTGAAGCACTGCCGATATTTCTTCAAGAGAGGGAGATTCTTATGAAGGAGACCTCCAGTGGGAGCTACAGAGTATCTTCCTACGTGGTGGCCAATGGGCTAGTCTTCCTGCCATTCCTCTTCATATTAGCCATTCTCTTCTCGGTGCCGCTCTACTGGCTCGTCGGTCTCAACCGGAGTTTCACCGCGTTCATGTACTTCTTACTCTTGATATGGCTCATACTCTACACGGCCAACTCGGTGGTTGTGTGCTTCAGCGCTCTCGCGCCCAACTTCATAGTCGGAAACTCTTTGATCTCGGGGGTGATGGGCTCGTTCTTTCTCTTCTCCGGCTACTTCATAAGAAAGAAGGCGATGCCGAGCTACTGGGTCTTCATGCACTTCATCTCTTTGTTCAAGTATCCATTCGAAAGCTTCTTGGTGAACGAGTTCTCCGGCCCGGGGATGTGTGTGAAGCACGAGATGGGGTTGTGTGTATTGAGAGGAGAGGATCTCTTAAGAGAGGAAGGGTTGGGGGAGGAGAGCAGGTGGAGGAATGTGGTGGTGATGGTGTGCTTCATCTTGGCCTACAGGTTCTTCTCGTATCTCATTCTGATGTGCAGGTGCCGGTGCGTCCAAAAGGGTGGGCTCAAAAGAGCCCTGGTTTGA
- the LOC120105302 gene encoding NAC domain-containing protein 104-like, which translates to MGGLPPGFQFVPSDEELVVHFLYPKASLLPCHPDIIPSLNLRHVDPWDLDGKALQGGNQWYFFSQRIQNRVSPNGYWTPIGVDEPVASSDKVVGMKKTLVFYVGEAPCGVKTNWMMIEYHLLDGSTNCSSSGSRTHSNRRSSKKRAHQRVVSDNWIICRVYEASCDSVASSLSDDTELSCLDEVFLSLDDLDEISLPNL; encoded by the exons ATGGGTGGCCTTCCCCCTGGTTTCCAGTTCGTCCCCTCCGATGAAGAGCTTGTCGTCCATTTTCTATATCCCAAGGCGTCACTCTTACCATGCCACCCTGACATCATCCCCAGCCTCAACCTTCGCCATGTCGATCCATGGGACCTTGATG GTAAAGCACTGCAAGGTGGCAACCAGTGGTATTTCTTCAGCCAGAGGATCCAAAACAGAGTGTCGCCGAATGGCTATTGGACGCCGATCGGAGTCGACGAGCCCGTAGCAAGCAGCGACAAGGTCGTTGGCATGAAGAAGACGCTAGTCTTCTACGTTGGTGAAGCTCCCTGCGGGGTAAAAACTAATTGGATGATGATTGAATACCATCTCTTGGACGGTTCTACCAATTGCAGCAGCAGCGGTAGCCGCACGCATAGTAATAGAAGGTCCTCCAAGAAGAGAGCACACCAAAGAGTA GTTTCTGACAACTGGATCATTTGTCGAGTCTATGAAGCAAGCTGTGATTCAGTTGCAAGCTCTTTAAGCGATGACACAGAGCTCTCATGCTTGGATGAGGTGTTCTTGTCCTTGGATGATCTTGACGAGATAAGCTTGCCCAACTTATAA